One Elgaria multicarinata webbii isolate HBS135686 ecotype San Diego chromosome 6, rElgMul1.1.pri, whole genome shotgun sequence DNA segment encodes these proteins:
- the LOC134400402 gene encoding tetraspanin-3-like has translation MEDEIDKFFDKVSSKMKGVRVSPNFRPSLSCVTEPWSRAFAKVGLTLLGFFLWGAAVALLFGGAFVILTYETYRPFFQNKFFLVPGWLAIGAALLLFPAGALAMCTPLKNSRHQQGALMYLLLVLLCLEASSAVMTQIYSARAGHQLKNSMGCFFLRYNQTVPSLCGMEAVNTIHKQLKCCGLYNYTDWMVPLPNHLPTGRAFAPETCCKETYLDCNGDVNQPEKLFNEGCLQKLEERLHFVMHYLAWCCLAVGCLEMLAAISNGILMKEQPFQDFRILDSAAFS, from the exons ATggaagatgaaattgacaagttctttgacaa AGTGTCTTCTAAGATGAAAGGGGTACGGGTTAGCCCTAACTTCAGGCCATCTTTATCATGCGTAACCGAGCCCTGGAGCAGAGCCTTTGCTAAAGTTGGCTTGACCCTTCTGGGTTTCTTTCTCTGGGGAGCTGCTGTGGCCCTCCTGTTTGGTGGTGCCTTCGTGATCCTTACCTATGAGACCTATCGGCCCTTCTTCCAGAACAAATTCTTCCTTGTGCCCGGCTGGTTGGCTATCGGGGctgctcttctgctgttccccgCTGGGGCGTTGGCGATGTGCACCCCACTTAAGAATTCTCGCCATCAGCAGGGTGCCTTGATGTACTTGTTACTGGTCCTGCTCTGCTTGGAAGCATCTTCGGCAGTTATGACCCAGATCTACTCTGCCAGGGCTGGTCATCAACTGAAAAACAGCATGGGGTGTTTCTTTCTCCGGTACAACCAGACCGTTCCCAGTCTCTGTGGCATGGAGGCTGTCAATACCATCCATAAGCAATTGAAGTGTTGCGGGCTCTACAATTATACTGACTGGATGGTGCCGCTTCCAAACCATCTCCCGACCGGGCGTGCCTTTGCCCCGGAAACCTGCTGCAAAGAGACTTATTTGGATTGCAATGGTGATGTAAATCAGCCAGAAAAGCTCTTTAACGAAGGCTGTCTCCAAAAGCTGGAGGAAAGGCTGCATTTTGTCATGCACTATCTGGCGTGGTGTTGCCTGGCGGTAGGATGCTTGGAGATGCTAGCTGCTATCAGCAATGGAATACTTATGAAGGAGCAGCCGTTCCAAGACTTCCGAATTCTTGATTCTGCAGCTTTCTCGTAA